In Aquimarina spinulae, a single window of DNA contains:
- a CDS encoding GMC family oxidoreductase N-terminal domain-containing protein, whose translation MKYSNNEEHFDAIVVGSGTCGATIAKELSKQNKKVLILERGGNAPLKESIMGYAKISNEVRVADKLKDLRAFTTGGTTAMYLAVADLPPIETFKNLGIDLTEDLEQVRKELPVAEISDGFIGSQAKRLGESAIELGYDWKKKLMLVDQSKFNHKNYYEVKWKARTYVEDAIRNGAVLVNQATVSKAILDHKKAIGVEYQIGRKKKVFKAYGDKIILAAGSLASPIILKNSGVKNVVNQGFYINPSIGLIGKVPDLSSAENFCGCMGAKLDDDIELIDANFHRFLFNVGMLVSGKPLRIASYPKHIGITVKVKEPVGGKLTENGKYHKELTSNDHQKLEKGMEAANEILKNAGARKIFKTDLISGGALGTIKIKEHVDEKLQTEYSNLYVCDGSVLPENERITPTLTLVCLAKHLARNLIAS comes from the coding sequence ATGAAATATTCAAACAATGAGGAGCATTTTGATGCTATTGTCGTAGGTTCAGGAACTTGCGGTGCTACAATTGCAAAAGAGTTAAGCAAACAAAATAAAAAAGTCTTAATCTTGGAACGAGGAGGTAATGCACCTCTTAAAGAATCCATTATGGGATATGCCAAAATTTCTAACGAAGTACGTGTTGCAGATAAACTGAAAGATTTAAGAGCTTTTACTACCGGTGGTACAACAGCTATGTATCTTGCTGTAGCAGACCTGCCACCCATAGAAACTTTCAAGAATTTAGGAATTGATCTTACAGAAGATCTCGAACAAGTACGTAAAGAATTACCAGTTGCCGAAATTTCTGATGGATTTATTGGTAGCCAGGCAAAAAGATTGGGCGAGAGTGCTATAGAATTAGGTTACGACTGGAAAAAGAAATTGATGTTGGTAGATCAGTCAAAATTCAATCATAAAAACTATTATGAAGTAAAATGGAAAGCCAGAACCTATGTAGAAGATGCGATTAGAAATGGTGCAGTTTTGGTTAATCAGGCTACTGTTTCTAAGGCAATTCTTGATCATAAAAAGGCTATTGGTGTTGAGTACCAAATTGGCCGAAAAAAGAAGGTGTTTAAAGCATATGGAGACAAAATAATTCTCGCTGCGGGTTCACTGGCTTCTCCTATCATTCTTAAAAATAGTGGAGTTAAAAATGTAGTGAATCAAGGTTTTTACATCAATCCAAGTATTGGTCTTATAGGAAAGGTTCCAGATCTTTCGTCAGCAGAAAACTTCTGTGGTTGTATGGGAGCAAAGTTAGATGATGATATTGAATTGATAGATGCTAATTTTCATCGCTTCCTGTTCAATGTAGGGATGCTCGTCTCTGGCAAACCATTACGTATAGCATCATACCCAAAACATATTGGGATCACCGTTAAGGTTAAAGAACCTGTTGGAGGTAAACTTACTGAAAATGGAAAGTATCATAAAGAGTTGACAAGTAATGATCACCAGAAATTAGAGAAAGGAATGGAAGCGGCTAATGAAATATTAAAAAATGCTGGAGCCAGAAAAATCTTTAAAACCGACCTTATATCTGGAGGAGCTCTGGGAACCATAAAAATTAAAGAGCATGTCGATGAGAAACTTCAGACAGAGTATAGCAATTTGTACGTCTGTGATGGCTCTGTGCTACCCGAAAACGAAAGGATAACGCCAACTCTTACGCTTGTTTGTCTGGCGAAACATCTAGCCAGAAATTTGATAGCTTCTTAA
- a CDS encoding beta-ketoacyl synthase N-terminal-like domain-containing protein: MTVATTQNVLQEIITIFETTLRLPAGKLDPNANFEDFGIDSIISMELINKISRKLNITLSPSKFVNVNTTKELADLLEEEIISVKTDNIDNVPETNNSSEIQIKSAAKNPAIEKNINSNSTRDRTSRGRRSVKESYHKLLHFIDQKYKIDLSHRSFRSIDEIVDVLLSHHSDDLMQYYNNFDQSNENDFNGKEKQMPIANVTAKPSSQNCDIAIVGLSCNFPDAPNIQTFWENLVDGKNSINEISKSRWNWEDYYQESVSSGKTISKWGAMINDIDCFDPKFFDLDPEEAILMDPQERLLIQEVYKAFQDAGVAPKKLAGSDTAIYVAYEYSEYENYLRKNIDKIPVGKYGPVFSSSSPTYYLANRLSFLFDFYGPSESINVNCAGSAVAINRAYYSLLNNECSTAVVGGVSLNLFEDDYISLSQYGMLSPTGTCGVFDDEANGFTRGEGVAAVVLKRLDDAKKDNNRIYGVIKTSHQNNRGNARFLSEVKHEAITNVITNCYQKASITPESINYIEVDGYATKWGDSFEYEGIKNVFREHKSKEKECALGSVKGNIGNLEAVSGLASFIKLALSLYHKKFPMTISGKKINTFLDIDNPSHPLYIANKELPFDILREHNDTPIRAGLNSFADSGVNLHIVLEEYPIKAPVSKIETTTASQLFVLSAKDDERLDEYVDNYIDYLSNSKIDSSFEDLIYTLQVGRDAMNERLSIVVSSHTDLLEKLIMIKNSGKEALLEKKGIFYGNINRNKENGIIKILTKDMISTMVEQSLEAAKWEQLAQLWTSGLHIDWTMVWKNKKVHPVSLPDYPFAKERYWVDIDDIEKSGSKEKQPVSKSIKNNEIQVINENPVQAEWFFFRSDNGVESNLMKPTEKIELFLKHEIALQIKKPIEKISEDKNFLDLGMNSIGLITMIAQINDLLEINISPAILFNNSEIKTLTQYVVENHLEKVEKIQATNDREYRDKSINEKESKSNGVAPSLIRKTLVPMQVKGKKRPVFAVPGADGNIITLQHLISALGIKQPFYGLEPIGITKENTTLDSIEAIAKANIEAIKEVQPTGPYRLLGFSNGGTIAYEMARVLLDQKETVEALILVDCMSPTIESGHMIDDLVEGIKSIFINASGQNVILDAEQLKQIPENEIVDYIYDNVKNLGFNFPKEQLATSIYTTIANDKYCRAYTPLKLPEEIEILLFKATESYMDAYQNAPEDYGWNALVHKPILINPIEANHFSIIDKNNSKKIARKINAFFNKTTSKKSTVKQKVLQKH; encoded by the coding sequence ATGACAGTAGCAACAACTCAAAATGTTTTACAAGAGATCATAACGATCTTTGAAACCACATTACGACTCCCTGCAGGGAAATTGGATCCTAATGCTAATTTCGAGGATTTTGGTATTGACTCCATTATTTCTATGGAATTGATCAATAAAATATCCCGTAAGCTTAACATTACACTATCCCCTTCAAAATTTGTAAATGTAAATACAACTAAAGAACTTGCTGATTTACTTGAAGAGGAAATAATCAGTGTCAAAACAGATAATATAGACAATGTACCTGAGACAAATAATTCATCAGAAATACAGATAAAATCAGCAGCCAAAAATCCGGCAATCGAAAAAAATATCAACTCAAATTCTACAAGAGATCGAACATCTCGAGGTAGAAGATCTGTTAAAGAATCTTATCATAAATTATTACATTTTATAGATCAAAAATATAAGATAGATCTGTCACACCGTTCGTTTAGATCGATTGATGAAATAGTTGATGTTTTGTTATCTCATCATAGTGATGATTTGATGCAGTATTACAACAATTTTGATCAAAGTAATGAGAACGATTTCAATGGAAAGGAAAAACAGATGCCTATTGCAAATGTGACAGCTAAACCATCATCCCAAAACTGCGATATAGCTATTGTTGGTCTTAGTTGTAATTTTCCCGATGCACCTAATATTCAGACATTTTGGGAAAACCTGGTTGATGGTAAAAATAGCATCAACGAAATTTCGAAATCAAGATGGAATTGGGAAGATTATTATCAAGAATCAGTCTCCTCAGGAAAGACTATCTCTAAATGGGGGGCAATGATCAATGACATTGATTGTTTTGATCCTAAATTTTTTGACCTTGACCCAGAAGAAGCAATACTGATGGATCCTCAGGAGAGGTTACTGATACAAGAAGTCTATAAAGCATTTCAAGATGCAGGAGTAGCACCTAAAAAATTAGCCGGGTCCGATACAGCTATATATGTTGCTTATGAGTATTCAGAATATGAAAATTATCTAAGAAAAAACATAGATAAAATACCAGTAGGTAAATACGGACCTGTTTTCAGCTCTTCAAGCCCTACATATTATCTAGCAAACAGACTTTCGTTTTTATTTGATTTTTATGGACCTAGTGAGTCTATAAATGTTAACTGTGCAGGATCTGCAGTAGCAATTAATAGAGCCTATTACTCATTACTAAATAATGAATGTAGTACTGCAGTTGTAGGAGGTGTATCTTTAAATTTATTTGAAGATGATTACATCTCATTATCACAATATGGTATGTTATCACCTACAGGAACATGTGGAGTCTTTGATGATGAAGCTAATGGTTTTACCAGAGGAGAAGGAGTAGCAGCCGTTGTTCTAAAAAGATTGGATGACGCCAAAAAAGATAATAACAGAATTTATGGTGTTATCAAAACCAGTCATCAGAATAATAGAGGTAATGCCAGGTTTTTGTCGGAAGTAAAACATGAAGCGATTACCAATGTTATAACTAATTGCTATCAAAAGGCTTCAATAACTCCAGAATCAATAAACTACATCGAAGTTGATGGGTATGCGACAAAATGGGGAGATTCTTTTGAATATGAGGGAATTAAAAATGTATTTAGAGAACATAAGTCAAAAGAAAAAGAATGCGCTTTAGGTAGTGTAAAAGGAAATATAGGAAATCTGGAGGCTGTTAGTGGATTGGCTAGTTTTATTAAACTGGCACTTTCACTATATCACAAAAAGTTTCCGATGACCATATCAGGAAAAAAGATAAACACCTTTCTAGATATTGATAACCCCTCTCATCCTTTATACATAGCTAATAAAGAGCTACCTTTTGATATATTACGTGAGCATAATGATACTCCAATTAGGGCAGGGCTTAATTCTTTTGCAGATAGTGGAGTTAATTTGCATATTGTTTTAGAGGAATATCCTATTAAAGCGCCGGTATCCAAAATAGAAACTACAACGGCATCTCAGTTATTTGTTCTTTCTGCAAAAGATGATGAACGTTTGGATGAGTACGTTGATAACTATATTGATTATTTATCTAATAGTAAGATTGATTCATCTTTCGAAGATTTGATTTATACGCTACAGGTAGGTCGTGATGCCATGAATGAAAGATTGTCTATAGTTGTCTCCTCTCACACAGATTTACTCGAAAAATTGATCATGATCAAAAATTCTGGTAAGGAAGCATTATTGGAAAAGAAAGGAATCTTTTACGGAAATATTAATCGCAATAAAGAAAACGGGATTATCAAAATCTTAACAAAAGATATGATAAGTACTATGGTTGAGCAAAGTCTAGAGGCTGCAAAGTGGGAGCAGCTTGCACAACTTTGGACCAGCGGTCTTCATATCGATTGGACCATGGTTTGGAAAAACAAAAAAGTACACCCAGTATCTTTACCAGATTATCCTTTTGCAAAAGAAAGGTATTGGGTTGACATAGATGATATAGAAAAATCAGGTTCTAAAGAAAAACAGCCAGTATCAAAAAGTATAAAAAACAATGAGATTCAGGTAATTAACGAAAATCCTGTACAGGCAGAGTGGTTCTTTTTCAGGTCTGATAACGGTGTGGAAAGTAATCTTATGAAACCCACCGAAAAAATAGAGCTTTTCCTGAAACATGAAATAGCCTTGCAAATAAAAAAACCAATAGAAAAAATATCTGAAGATAAGAACTTCCTAGACTTAGGAATGAACTCTATTGGGCTAATAACCATGATTGCACAAATCAATGATTTATTAGAAATTAATATATCACCCGCTATTCTATTTAATAATTCAGAAATCAAAACCCTTACTCAGTATGTAGTAGAGAACCACTTGGAAAAAGTTGAAAAGATACAAGCCACAAATGATAGGGAGTATAGAGATAAAAGTATAAATGAAAAAGAATCAAAATCTAACGGGGTAGCACCTAGTCTTATACGTAAAACATTGGTACCTATGCAAGTAAAAGGTAAGAAACGACCTGTTTTTGCAGTTCCGGGTGCGGATGGAAATATAATAACCTTACAACACCTTATTTCAGCATTAGGAATAAAACAACCATTTTATGGCTTAGAACCGATAGGGATTACAAAAGAAAATACTACTCTTGATAGTATAGAAGCTATAGCTAAAGCCAATATAGAAGCAATTAAAGAAGTACAGCCTACTGGTCCATACCGTTTACTGGGCTTTTCTAATGGTGGTACAATTGCCTACGAAATGGCTAGGGTTTTACTGGATCAAAAAGAAACGGTAGAAGCTTTAATACTTGTAGATTGTATGTCTCCTACAATAGAAAGTGGTCATATGATTGATGATTTAGTAGAAGGGATTAAATCTATTTTCATTAACGCATCTGGCCAGAATGTGATCTTGGATGCAGAGCAATTAAAGCAGATTCCTGAAAACGAAATTGTTGATTATATATATGACAACGTTAAGAATCTAGGGTTTAATTTTCCGAAAGAACAATTGGCGACAAGTATCTACACCACAATCGCGAATGATAAATATTGTCGTGCTTATACGCCTTTAAAATTACCAGAAGAAATAGAAATATTGCTTTTTAAAGCCACAGAAAGTTATATGGATGCATATCAAAATGCTCCCGAAGATTACGGTTGGAATGCATTAGTACATAAGCCAATCCTTATCAACCCTATTGAAGCTAATCACTTTTCAATTATCGATAAGAATAATAGCAAAAAGATTGCTAGAAAAATAAATGCTTTTTTCAATAAGACTACATCAAAAAAATCTACCGTAAAACAGAAAGTACTTCAAAAACACTAA
- a CDS encoding aminotransferase class III-fold pyridoxal phosphate-dependent enzyme → MIAIDDILEKIVSKEIEKKEALRFFEELPEKEKSYLVSKLKTHLSNNANSVENNFSEKKDNTLKAVTELQLNEEHKGFIDQMAQKLEKVASKSKENASKCQEYFVDQRRTGGLKKALKRLQFHLTYSKGDGAYLYDIDGNKYIDIASDNGVNLFGHQPDFIKEAISKRLDKGYPLVGYTEELSQATKLFSELTGHERVLFTQSGTEAVMWAVRIARAATQKKKIVIFEGAYHGLSDTVLAAKDQFGNSIAMGLGMIQEFADELIVLDYGNMDDLSIIEDRADEIAGILVEPVQSRNPNNQPVEFLKEVRKLTLEKNILLIMDEMITGFRASSSGVQGLWKIKGDLATYGKIPAGGMPSGMIAGLTKYMNYVDGGTFDYDDESMPSVKKALMAGTHTRNPIKLAATLAILTEIKKRCSTSENKTDESNSCFLQELNEKTRLMCEELNSFFKTKNVPLIIEYFSSLFRFKFLDDPNGVVKELVFVLMRINGVETSPSGNCFLTLAHSDKDIKSIIRVVKKSIDTLLKQNFFYISDSIEEDEIKEDIRSTRSTIPDMRNDPEEGTKKNDQMEKLRKLIISDLNNFQEKGVTI, encoded by the coding sequence ATGATAGCAATCGACGATATATTGGAAAAAATTGTTTCAAAGGAAATAGAGAAGAAAGAAGCTTTAAGATTCTTTGAAGAATTACCCGAAAAAGAGAAAAGTTATTTGGTTTCTAAACTAAAAACGCATTTATCAAATAATGCTAACTCGGTTGAGAATAACTTTTCTGAAAAAAAAGATAATACACTTAAAGCAGTGACCGAGCTTCAGTTAAATGAAGAACATAAGGGATTCATTGATCAAATGGCTCAGAAACTGGAAAAAGTTGCATCAAAATCCAAAGAAAATGCATCTAAGTGCCAGGAGTATTTTGTAGATCAAAGAAGAACCGGAGGATTAAAAAAAGCGTTAAAACGCTTACAATTTCATCTAACGTATAGCAAAGGTGATGGGGCATATCTTTATGATATTGATGGTAATAAATATATTGATATCGCTAGTGATAATGGAGTTAACTTATTTGGTCATCAACCAGACTTTATAAAAGAAGCTATCTCAAAGCGGTTGGATAAAGGGTATCCTTTGGTAGGGTATACAGAAGAGCTTTCTCAGGCAACCAAACTTTTTAGTGAACTCACGGGCCATGAAAGAGTGCTCTTTACACAATCTGGTACAGAGGCAGTTATGTGGGCAGTAAGAATTGCTCGCGCAGCTACTCAAAAGAAAAAAATAGTAATTTTTGAAGGAGCGTATCATGGATTATCTGATACAGTACTTGCAGCCAAAGATCAGTTTGGTAATAGCATAGCAATGGGACTGGGAATGATCCAGGAATTTGCCGATGAGCTTATTGTACTGGATTATGGAAATATGGATGACCTGAGTATCATTGAAGATAGAGCAGATGAGATTGCTGGGATTTTGGTAGAACCAGTACAATCTAGAAACCCGAATAATCAACCTGTTGAATTCTTGAAAGAAGTGCGTAAGCTAACACTCGAAAAGAATATCCTGTTGATTATGGATGAAATGATCACCGGATTTAGGGCTTCTAGTAGTGGAGTACAGGGGCTTTGGAAGATTAAAGGAGACCTTGCTACCTATGGAAAAATCCCTGCAGGAGGAATGCCTTCGGGAATGATTGCCGGGCTTACCAAATACATGAATTATGTAGACGGAGGAACATTTGACTATGATGATGAATCGATGCCCAGTGTTAAAAAAGCACTTATGGCTGGAACACATACTCGAAACCCAATTAAACTCGCTGCAACACTAGCAATACTTACCGAAATTAAAAAAAGGTGTTCAACTTCAGAAAACAAGACCGATGAGTCAAATTCTTGCTTCTTACAGGAATTAAATGAAAAGACCAGACTCATGTGCGAAGAACTGAATTCTTTTTTTAAGACTAAAAATGTACCATTGATAATCGAGTATTTCAGTTCATTATTCAGATTTAAATTTCTGGATGATCCCAATGGAGTGGTAAAAGAGTTAGTTTTTGTTTTGATGAGAATAAATGGAGTTGAAACCAGCCCTTCAGGCAACTGCTTTTTAACATTGGCACACTCTGATAAGGATATTAAATCTATTATAAGAGTTGTAAAGAAAAGCATTGATACGCTATTGAAGCAAAACTTCTTTTATATATCTGATAGTATTGAAGAAGATGAAATTAAAGAAGATATCCGGTCGACAAGATCTACCATTCCTGATATGAGAAACGATCCCGAGGAAGGGACCAAAAAGAATGATCAAATGGAAAAATTAAGAAAATTAATTATATCCGATTTGAATAATTTTCAAGAAAAAGGAGTAACAATATGA
- a CDS encoding outer membrane lipoprotein-sorting protein translates to MKKKQIVLLVVMAVLISSFSKKILPTQSAKDIMTKVQKVAKESFNTSVQRIKLATCKYTVSNKRIVCTEEARNKLLESVAKNYGENHRDSRSVSIIIEPKKEQGVGMLTYEYGELGKDNDSWIYLPELSKVKRLASSSDSNDSSGSFFGSEFSLEDMEDLKIDEYNYKILKEENYKGREVWVIEYTPTTERAKKSKYSKTISWIDKERYISLKKNLYVRGDHYKQLTMSKIEKIDDVWIARRLTMNNLATRTISIMNMISVAFDQEISDDFLTTRTLEDFTFRERNLIRLRNNLK, encoded by the coding sequence ATGAAAAAAAAACAGATTGTTTTATTGGTTGTTATGGCCGTTTTGATATCGTCATTTTCAAAAAAGATACTGCCAACTCAGTCAGCAAAAGATATCATGACAAAGGTGCAAAAGGTAGCTAAAGAATCCTTTAATACATCAGTTCAGAGAATAAAATTGGCTACCTGTAAATACACTGTATCTAATAAAAGGATTGTGTGCACTGAAGAAGCAAGAAATAAATTGCTGGAAAGTGTTGCAAAAAATTATGGAGAAAACCATCGGGATAGCCGATCAGTTTCTATTATAATTGAACCTAAAAAAGAACAAGGAGTAGGTATGTTAACCTATGAGTATGGTGAGCTTGGTAAGGATAATGATAGCTGGATTTACTTGCCAGAATTGAGTAAAGTTAAACGTCTGGCATCAAGCAGTGATAGTAATGATAGTAGCGGAAGTTTTTTCGGATCAGAATTCTCACTTGAAGATATGGAAGACCTGAAAATTGATGAATATAACTACAAGATTTTGAAGGAAGAAAACTATAAAGGGCGCGAAGTCTGGGTTATTGAGTATACTCCCACAACAGAAAGGGCAAAAAAATCAAAGTATAGTAAAACAATATCATGGATAGATAAAGAAAGATATATTAGTTTAAAAAAGAACCTATACGTTCGGGGAGATCATTACAAACAGTTGACGATGTCAAAGATTGAAAAAATAGATGACGTATGGATCGCAAGGCGATTAACGATGAATAATCTTGCCACTCGTACAATAAGTATTATGAACATGATTTCGGTAGCCTTTGATCAAGAAATTTCGGATGATTTTTTAACTACAAGGACTTTGGAGGATTTTACTTTTAGAGAACGGAATTTAATCAGACTTCGTAATAATTTGAAATAG
- a CDS encoding efflux RND transporter permease subunit: MSKNPKSKTNFFENVTQMVRKKRLIIWLAFVAITIFTFLGIPKTKFDMTIEGWFPENDEVLVAMDKFKAEFGSNEGVYIAYKPLDGDVFSTKSLEVVKKIREDILNTKYNDDSTALKHIVKVNTLVNASLLTAEGDVLVSRKLVGDNVPTKQEDIEEIRKLAQSQKSFPLLFFSKDMKYGGILIETDFGTELLEEELPIVTDEELVEDALEMDEMVVADMSEIKKSEERIRFKRADLSELVPLMEEINTILDKPEYKSHLEYYAVGNAPLAYEQQAIAIKEAGPIYLGLLLIISILLWFFIRSFSAVAWSLLIVIISAVWTVGLAGWLGVEVTVFLMLTIMLILTVGVCDAAHIFSGYVYFRNQGNDRKTAIQKVFASTNKAIVLTAFTNIIGMLACFLIPIPRIQVFGIMSAAGVAFACILTIFFLPLLLDVWAPGRENTQRKKKFRLSTGKYLPNFSRFLQKRLNSVPSIVQKNPISIIVLFLLVLGINIYGVTVLKIDTNIANQFVEGSPYRESADIIDEKMMGSLNMEIYLDLSKANAFENPFVLNTIDKLQRKLETKYNDVVVRTSSLVEVVKKANKTLNEEKEEMYTIPDNQNALSQTLFLFNLANPEDRRKQVSDNYSKSHISVQLYNVGSLKYLKVYEGMQKDIDEAVTMLKQQYPDTKVSITGALPMNMRFVQVIASNGLQDIIMVLIAVTIVLIFVFGSIQGGLIAIIPNLIPSMLTLGLLGLTGRSVDIDILLLLPVVVGISVDDTVHFISHYRDKLMIEGDVKKALYHTIKEVGQAVTFTSLILGLGFGILSFSAMEGTANVGKFGSIAIFSALMCDLFLLPALILVFKPKFQKKGKPKFQRKMVVQK; this comes from the coding sequence ATGAGCAAGAACCCAAAATCCAAAACAAATTTTTTCGAAAATGTTACGCAAATGGTTCGGAAAAAAAGACTGATTATCTGGTTAGCTTTTGTAGCTATTACAATATTTACATTTTTGGGAATACCAAAGACCAAATTTGACATGACTATTGAAGGGTGGTTTCCAGAAAATGATGAGGTTTTGGTAGCCATGGATAAGTTTAAAGCAGAATTTGGAAGCAATGAAGGAGTATACATAGCGTATAAGCCTTTAGATGGAGATGTTTTTTCTACTAAATCTTTAGAGGTAGTAAAGAAAATTCGTGAGGATATTCTCAATACAAAATATAATGACGATTCAACAGCACTAAAACATATTGTTAAAGTCAATACACTCGTTAATGCTTCTCTTTTAACGGCAGAAGGAGATGTATTGGTTTCTAGAAAATTGGTAGGGGATAATGTTCCGACCAAACAGGAAGATATCGAAGAGATTCGTAAGCTAGCGCAATCTCAAAAGTCTTTTCCATTACTTTTCTTTTCAAAAGATATGAAATATGGAGGAATACTTATCGAAACCGATTTTGGGACTGAGTTACTAGAAGAGGAATTACCTATTGTTACAGATGAAGAACTTGTTGAAGACGCCCTGGAAATGGATGAAATGGTCGTTGCCGATATGAGTGAAATTAAAAAAAGTGAAGAAAGAATCCGTTTCAAACGTGCAGACTTAAGTGAACTGGTTCCCTTAATGGAGGAAATCAATACTATTTTAGATAAACCGGAGTATAAAAGTCATCTGGAATATTATGCAGTGGGAAACGCTCCTCTGGCCTATGAGCAGCAAGCTATAGCTATTAAAGAAGCAGGCCCGATTTATTTAGGACTTTTATTGATAATATCTATCCTGTTATGGTTTTTTATCCGTTCATTTAGTGCGGTGGCCTGGTCGCTTTTAATAGTTATAATAAGTGCTGTCTGGACTGTTGGTTTGGCAGGTTGGTTAGGGGTAGAAGTAACAGTTTTTCTAATGCTAACGATCATGTTGATCCTAACCGTTGGAGTATGTGATGCTGCACATATATTTTCGGGCTACGTATATTTCCGAAATCAGGGAAATGATCGAAAAACAGCAATACAAAAAGTATTTGCATCAACTAATAAAGCAATTGTATTGACTGCATTTACTAATATAATAGGTATGTTGGCCTGTTTTCTGATTCCAATTCCCCGTATTCAGGTTTTTGGTATTATGTCTGCGGCAGGTGTAGCTTTTGCCTGTATCCTTACCATCTTCTTTTTGCCCCTATTATTAGATGTATGGGCTCCTGGAAGGGAAAATACGCAACGAAAAAAGAAATTTAGACTATCGACAGGTAAGTATCTACCTAATTTTTCCAGGTTTTTACAAAAAAGATTAAATAGTGTACCATCGATAGTGCAAAAGAATCCCATTAGTATTATTGTGTTATTTCTACTAGTGTTAGGAATAAATATTTATGGTGTAACTGTACTTAAAATAGATACTAATATTGCTAATCAATTTGTCGAAGGTAGTCCTTATAGGGAATCTGCAGATATTATCGACGAGAAAATGATGGGAAGTCTAAATATGGAAATTTATCTGGACTTATCTAAAGCAAACGCATTTGAAAATCCATTTGTCCTGAATACAATTGATAAACTGCAACGCAAGTTAGAAACCAAATACAATGATGTAGTTGTTAGGACATCATCTTTGGTAGAAGTTGTAAAAAAGGCTAATAAAACATTGAATGAAGAAAAAGAAGAGATGTATACCATTCCTGACAATCAAAACGCTTTATCCCAAACCCTTTTTCTTTTTAACCTGGCAAACCCAGAAGATCGTAGAAAACAAGTTTCTGATAATTATAGTAAATCTCATATTTCTGTGCAATTATACAACGTTGGTTCTCTTAAATATTTAAAAGTATACGAGGGCATGCAAAAGGATATTGATGAAGCAGTAACCATGCTCAAACAACAATATCCCGATACAAAAGTATCTATAACAGGCGCACTTCCTATGAATATGAGATTTGTACAGGTTATTGCCAGCAATGGATTGCAGGACATTATTATGGTTTTGATTGCGGTAACCATAGTTTTGATTTTTGTTTTTGGATCTATACAGGGAGGCTTGATAGCAATTATTCCAAACCTTATCCCATCAATGTTAACTTTAGGATTGCTGGGATTAACAGGACGTTCTGTAGATATAGATATCCTGTTGTTACTTCCTGTAGTAGTTGGTATTTCTGTAGATGACACCGTTCATTTTATCAGTCATTATCGTGATAAGCTAATGATAGAAGGAGATGTTAAAAAAGCTTTGTATCATACTATAAAAGAAGTTGGTCAAGCAGTTACTTTTACAAGTTTAATTTTAGGATTAGGCTTTGGGATACTATCTTTTTCGGCGATGGAGGGAACTGCAAATGTTGGAAAATTTGGTTCAATCGCGATTTTTTCAGCTTTGATGTGCGATCTTTTCCTATTACCTGCTTTGATCTTGGTTTTCAAACCAAAATTTCAAAAGAAAGGAAAGCCAAAATTTCAGAGAAAAATGGTAGTACAAAAATAA